In Trichomycterus rosablanca isolate fTriRos1 chromosome 4, fTriRos1.hap1, whole genome shotgun sequence, one DNA window encodes the following:
- the si:dkey-112a7.4 gene encoding uncharacterized protein si:dkey-112a7.4 produces MNRSFELQHTDPAADMYGGAALPDLIPPACAMRPSAVIPYGTDQAGAERGAAVPPRRMNRAPKLAQIGRSKRVDLNDEDLDDIMNNNRNFPMPIGVSPVA; encoded by the exons ATGAACAGATCGTTTGAATTACAGCACACAGATCCAGCAGCGGATATGTACGGCGGAGCGGCACTACCCGACCTAATCCCTCCCGCATGCGCAATGCGGCCCAGTGCTGTCATTCCGTACGGCACAGACCAGGCAGGAGCAGAGAGAGGCGCAGCAGTTCCTCCACGCAGAATGAACAGAGCACCCAAACTCGCACAGATCGGCCGCTCCAAGAGAG TGGACCTTAATGATGAAGATTTAGACGATATCATGAACAACAATCGTAACTTTCCAATGCCCATTGGTGTCTCACCTGTTGCCTAA